A region of Erigeron canadensis isolate Cc75 unplaced genomic scaffold, C_canadensis_v1 Conyza_canadensis_unscaffolded:60, whole genome shotgun sequence DNA encodes the following proteins:
- the LOC122584625 gene encoding ATP synthase epsilon chain, chloroplastic translates to MTLNLCVLTPNRIVWDSEVKEIILSTNSGQIGVLPNHAPIATAVDIGILRIRLNDQWLTMALMGGFARIGNNEITVLVNDAEKSGDIDPQEAQQTLEIAEAALRKAEGKRQTIEANLALRRARTRVEAINVIS, encoded by the coding sequence ATGACCTTAAATCTTTGTGTACTGACCCCTAATCGAATAGTTTGGGATTCAGAAGTGAAAGAAATCATTTTATCTACTAATAGTGGGCAAATTGGCGTATTACCAAACCACGCTCCAATTGCCACAGCAGTAGACATAGGTATTTTGAGAATACGCCTTAACGACCAATGGCTAACGATGGCTTTGATGGGCGGTTTCGCTAGAATAGGTAATAATGAGATCACTGTTTTAGTAAATGATGCAGAGAAAAGTGGTGACATTGATCCACAAGAAGCTCAGCAAACTCTTGAAATAGCGGAAGCTGCTTTGAGAAAGGCTGAAGGAAAGAGACAAACAATTGAGGCAAATCTAGCTCTCCGCCGGGCTAGGACACGAGTAGAGGCTATCAATGTCATTTCGTAA